The window AGGCTGATTCAAAAGGAAACCAACGTGGTATGTGCAAAAGGGAGGAAGCAAACGTGATCAGTCTGCCCGAAACATCCATTGATTACGACGATCTGTTTCAAATCCTCATGGGGCCTGTAAAGGCCAGGCTGATGATGACGGGGATCGAACTCAAGATCTTCATTGCCCTGACAACGTTCCGTTCAGCAGAGGACGTGGCCTGAGACATTGGGGCACATCCTGAAAACACCAAGCGCCTTCTGAACGTCCTGGCCACCATCGATCTGATCGAAAAGAAAAGCGGCCTGTATCGTAACCTTCCCATCTCTGAGACCTTCCTTGTCAAGGAGTCCCCCACCTATACAGGTCCCCTATTTCAGATGATCGAAAAGAGAAGCGTCGCCCCCCTGAAGGACTTGACCCGTCTTGTCAAAGAGGGTCCGGGTGGGGAGGAAGCAGCCAGGGATTTCTCTTCCCAGGAGCTCTGGACCGGACTCACCCGTGTCAGCGCTGCCTGGGCCATGGGAGCCCTGGGACAAAAGGTTGCCCGAATGCTCTCGGCCCTGCCCGGATTCTCAGACTTCAAAAAGATGTTAGATTTGGGAGGCGGGCACGGGCCTTCCTATTCGAATCCAAAAATGATAGAAATAAGATGAACCTGTGGGGGGGAAGAGAGACGTGAGTATACGAGTAATTAAAAAGTTTGGCTTGGATTGCCTGCTGGCGATGAGCGGAATCCTGCTTCTGACAGACAGCGGTTCGGGTTACGAGATCAACGATAAATTTTCCATCGGCGGCGTCATGGCAGGGATCTATCAGTACCAAAGCATATCCGATGCGCCGGGCTATAATAGCCTTGGAAGAGGGCTTCTGGCCATTCAGCCTGAGGCCGGTTTCACACCGACGGAAAACGATGAGCTGTTTGTCAAGTTCGGTTTCGGGGCGGGAAACGGCCTCACGGAGGGAGGCAAATCCCCATTCAAGCTGGCGCCATGGGGGGGCGACACTCAGGATAGTGTTAAGGACATCAACGGGAGAGGGCGCGATTACCTCCTCACCGCATGGTACAGGCATATCTTCAAATTCAATGCGGATCACACGCTGGGGATTTCCGGCGGCATCATCGACGCCACCGATTATTTGGATCAAAACGCCTATTCCAATGACGAGTACACCCAGTTTATGAACGCGGCATTAGTAAACGCGCCCAATGCATTTCTGCCATCCTATGACCTGGGCGCTGCCGTTGAATGGGAGATGGATCGCTTTTCCATAAAAGGGGTTGCCATGGCCATTGGAAGCAATGGCCGGAAAGGGAAGTTCGATGAGTCGTACAATGCATATTTCATGCAATTGGGCTATGCCGCAGATACGGGCCTGGGGCACGGAAATTATCGACTCCTGCTGGGCATGTCCAGCGATGCCTATCCCAATCCTGAGGGGACGCACCTGGAACGACGCAGGTGCGCCATCGCCTCTTTTGATCAGGAACTGGGGGAGATTCTGGGGGCATGGATCAGGTTCGGCTGGCAGGATGATGCGGCGGCCATACATTACAAGGCAATCTATTCGGGAGGACTCCATATCAACGGCACCCTCTGGGACCGTTCTTCCGACACTATCGGCATCGGCTATGCCCACATGAACGGCGGCAATCAGGATGTGGATCACACCCATGTATTCGAGACCTATTTCCGTGTTGCCCTGAACCACATCTTTGCCATCACAGGAGACGTGCAGTACATGAAAGACTCCATGAATGCGGGGGAAAGTCCGGGCGGATGGATCTTCGGGCTCAGGGCAACGGCGGAATTTTAGGAAATTAAAGACGGACTGCAATTGCACCGTCTTTGCAGGTGGTCTTTTTGATGGTTGTTTTCCTGGGGAATGTCGCCCATACACTTGCCGTCAGGATAGACTTATGTCTGCCCGAGGACCTCCAGGATCTTGGCTGACAGCTCTTTGATGGAAAACGGCTTCTGGATGAAGTGCATCCCCTTTTCGATGACGCCCCGGTGGGCGATCACATTGGCCGTGTGCCCTGACATGAATAGACACTTGAGGCCGGGCCGCAGGGCGGCGAGCCGGCCGGCCAGGTCTTTACCGTTCATCTGCGGCAGAATCACGTCGGTGAACAGCAAATGGATTGGTTCCGCATATGCCTCTGCCAGGCGAAGCGCCTCATCCGGCGTGCCAGCGGTCAGGACGGTGTAGCCTAATTCCACGAGCAGGCGCCTGCCAAGTTCGAGCACCGGTCCCTGATCCTCAACCAGAAGCACGGTCTCCGTACCAATGGTCAGGGAGTCGCCAGGCCCGGCCGCAGGTGCAGACGGCACTTCTTCTTCCCCCTCGTGTCTGGGGAGGAAGACTTTGAAGACGCTTTCTTTTCCCGGTTCGCTTTGCACTTCGATATAGCCGTTGTTCTGCTTCACGATGCCGTAAACGGTGGCAAGGCCCAGCCCGGTGCCTTTGTCAGCCTCTTTGGTCGTGAAAAAGGGCTCGAAGATCTGGGCCATGATATCCCTGTCCATGCCGCAGCCATTATCGCCGACCGCGAGCAGGACGTACTGGCCGGGGACCGCCCCGATATGATTCTGACAATAGCCTCTGTCAAGCACGGCATTGCAGGTCTCGACCCTGATCTCGCCGACCCCAGATATCGCGTCCCTGGCGTTGACGCAGAGATTGGCAAGGATCTGATCTACCTGGGACGGGTCCATCTTGACCTGCCAGAGGTCCGGCCCCGGGATCCAGGTCAGGTCGATGTCCTCGCCGATGAGCCGGTGCAGCATCTTGAGCATGCCCCCCACCGTATCGTTCACGTCCAGAGCCTCCGGCGCGATGGTCTGTTTGCGCGCAAATACGAGCAGTTGTCGGACGATGTTCGTGGCGCGGGTGGCGGCGCTTCTAATTTTCTCGATCTCGGCATGGATTCTTTGAGACTTGTCTGCCTTCATCAGGGCGAGGTCTGCATAGCCAAGGATCATTTGGAGCGAATTATTGAAGTCATGGGCCACGCCGCCGGCCAGGCGGCCCACCGATTCCATCTTCTGGGCCTGGAGGAACTGGGCTCGAAGCCTTTCGTCCTCCTGCAATGCCTGTTTGCGCTCTGTAATATCCTGAATCGTCCCGATCACGTAGGACCGCTCCCCCTCCGTGACCGGGGCAATCCCACGGAACTCCGTCCAGAGCTGCTTGTCGCTCTCTGTGACGAGCCGGCACTCCAGGACGAAAGGCTCCCCCGTGGTCATGCATGCCATCACCTTCTCCCGGATGGAGGCAGCGCAGTCGGGCAAAAAGAACCGGAGTCCCTCTGTAAAACCGGGCTGGCAATTCGGGTCGGCCTCCATGATGTCATAGGCCCCGTCGGTCCAGGCCAGATAGTCTGTAAAAGGATTCGCCTTCCAGCCGCCAAGCCGCGCAATCCTTTGGGTTTCCTTCAGAAAGAGCTCACTCTCCCGCAAGGCCTCCTCTGCCCGCTTTCGTTCGGTGATATCGGACAAGAAATTGAGGGTGGCGGGTTTCCCTTCCCACTGGATGGCAACCGCGCGAAGTTCCACCCATCTGATTTCGCCGGAGCGATGAACTATCCTGAAGGGATAGCAGGAGGGAAGATCTTCCCCCCTCTGTCTTCTGATGTGCCGTTCCAGGACCATGGTCCGATCATCCGGATGAATGAACTCGATGAAAGGCCCGGATGTCAGCTCTTGTTCCGAGTATCCGCTGATCTCCATGGTTTTCTTGTTGACGAACGTGAGCTTGCCGGCCTGGGCCACATATATGGCTTCCCCGGCATTCTCCACCAGAAGACGGTATTTCTCCTCTGCCCGTTTACGGTCGTCGACGTTGGTCAGAAAAGAGAGAAGGGCGGGTTTGCCTTCCCAGTCCAGCAGGGTGGATCTGCTCTGCACCCATCTGACGGAGCCATTCTTGTGGATGACCCTGAAGCAACTGCCCGAAGGCACGTCTTCCCCTGCCAGCTTGGCGAGGCAAAGCGGGGCAATCCATCCCCTGTCGTCCGGGTGGATGAAGGTCAACATGTCCCGAGACAGCATCTCTTCCAGAGAATAGCCCATGAACGCAAGGCCTCGTGGGTTCAAGAACCTGATCTTACCCTCCTGGATAATAAGGATTCCTTCTTCGCCGCTCTCTAACAACAGGCGGCACATCTCCTCGCTCTTACGCAAGGCCTCCTGTGCCTGTTTCAGTGCCGATTCCGCTTGGTCCAGTCTCTCGATTCTCCGCTCCAGCTCGTCATAGCTCGGCTTCGTGTGCATCCATGCACCCCCATCCTCTCTGATTTTGTGGAACAAAAGGTGAAACGCTGGGAAGAACCCATGGTCTGATTTCGGCAAAAAACTCGCATTGATAGCCGATCTCTTATATAAGATGCGCGGGTGATCGTCAAGCGGGAAACCCGAGCGGAGGCGAATTACGAGGTTGACCTCATGATCCGGCGGGCCTGATCAGGTCGCCTGATAGTGACAAAAAATTCTTGACAGAACATCTGCAGTTGAACAGAATAAGTCAACAGTGAATATCGGTTTTGGACAAAGTTATGTCAGGCAAAAGCCATCCCGACTTTGGGGTGGCTTTTTTTGTTCACCTCACGTGGAACCGGCACGGCATTCCATAAGGAGTCCCTGATAATGTCTATTAAAGTGTGCGTCCTGGCAGGCTACTTTGTCATTGTGTTGATCATCGGATTTCTCGCGCGGACCCGATGGAAATCAACTCCCGAGACATATTTCCTGGCCGACAGGAAGTTAGGGACCTTTGTGCTCCTCGGCACCATGGCGGCCACTAATTTTTCTGCGTTCACGGTATTCGGGACCTCCGGGGCCGGATACCGGGACGGCTATGCCTTTTTCCCCATCATGGGCTTCGGCACGGGCTTCATGGCCCTCACCTTCTGGGTCATTGGCAGAAAAATCTGGCGCGTGGGCCGGGAACAAGGAACGATAACCCCTCCGGAGATGATCCGGCTGTTGTATAACAGCCCTCTCCTCTCTTTTCTCTTTGCCCTGGTCATGATTATATTCACTATACCCTACCTGGCCTTGCAGCCGATGGCCGCGGGATATGCCCTCCAGGAGCTGGTAGGCTTTCCATACTTCGCCGGATGTGCCCTTGTGACCGGCATCACCCTCCTCTATACCCTTCGCGGGGGGTTGCGGGCGGTTGCCTGGACCGACCTGTTCCAGGGGATGCTGATGGCCGTGATGCTAGGCATATCCCTGTTTGAGGTAGCCAACCACCATGGCGGGTTTGTCGCGGCAAGTGAGAAGGTCTTCGCCATTTATCCGGAGCTTTTCTCACGGCCGGGGGCCTCCGGAAAATATACCCCTGCCATCTGGTTCAGTTTCATCATGCTCTGGTTTTTCTGCGATCCGATGTTCCCTCAGCTCTTTCAGCGGTTTTTTTCGGCAAGGAACGAGAAGACCCTCGGCCGGATGATGATTCTCTATCCCATCGTATGCACCATCATCTTCTTTATGCCGGTTACTGTTGGGGTCCTGGGGCATCTCTCATTTCCGGATCTTGCCGGCAAGGAGGCCGACCGCATCCTCCCCATGGTAATTACCCTGGTCTCCGGAGATGCCATGGCCGCACTGGTCATTGCCTGCGGACTTGGCGCGCTCATGTCCACCATGGACTCTCAGCTCCTCACTCTCAGTTCCATCTTTACAAGAGACGTCCTCCCCATCGTTGCACAAAGAGCTTGGAAGGGTCATGCGGCAGGCAGGATCTTTGTCGTTATCCTGAGCATCTCAGGGCTTGCCCTCGCATACCGGCCTCCCGCAACCATCCTCCAGATTGCAACACAGACCTTCACCGGGCTCGCCGTCCTGTTTCCCACGGTCATATTCGGACTCTATTTCAAAAAAGTGTGGCCGCTCCCGGCCATTCTATCCATACTCACCGGCGAGGGATTGATGATCCTCGGCTACTTTAAAGCAACGCCCACCTGGGGGTTTCTGCCGGTAGTCCCGGTCATGGCGCTGGCATTTCTGGTTTATCTGACCATACACGGGTTTTTGCTTTGGCGGGAGGGACTCCTTCACTTATCCATGCCTCAATGGATGTCGGGCCCCTATGTCTACCTCCTGCTGGGCGTGTTTCTCCTTTCTCTCGATTTTTGGGCCTGGGGGAGCACCAGTCCCATGTGGGCCGGAATACCCCTCTGGATCGGGTACTTTGTGGGGCTTTCCCTCCTTCAAACCTACTTGATGGTCCGAATGGTCGATGCAGGATCGGGCAGGAAAAACTCCGATCGATTCTCGATCGCATCTTCATGAGAATTGAGACCCCCGATAGGAAGCCGTCTTAATGGCCACCCCCTCTCGAGAGAACGACTCATACCGGCCGGGTAAGCTTCTCGATTGGCGGCTGGCACCCTATGACCTGGGCGCTGCCGTTGAATGGGAGATGGGTCGCTTTTTGCCATGGCCGTTGGAAGCAATGGCCGGAAAGGGAAGTTCGATGAGTCGTACAATGCATATTTCATGCAATTGGCCTATGCCGCGGATTCGGGCCTGGGGCATGGAAACTATCGACTCCTGCTGGGCATGTCCAGCGATGCCTATCCCAATCCTGCGGGGACGCACCTGGAACGACGCAGGTGCGCCATCGCCTCTTTTGATCAGGAACTGGGTGACATTCTGGGGGCATGGATCAGGTTCGGCTGGCAGGATGACGCGGCGGCCATAGATTGCAAGGCAGTCTATTCGGGAGGAGTCCATATCAACGGCACCCTCTGGGGACGTTTTTCCGACACTATCGGCATCGGCTACGCCCACATGAACGGCGGCAATCAGGATGTGGATCACACCCATGTGTTCGAGACCTATGTCCGTGTTGCCCTGAACCACATGTTTGCCATCACAGGAGACGTGCAGTACATGAAAGACTCCATGAATGCGGGGGAAAGTCCGGGTGGATGGATCTTCGGGCTCAGGGCAACGGCGGAAATTTAGAAAATTAAAGAAGGAGGACTGCTATTGACCGCCTTTGATCGTCTGTGCTCCTTGCCGGGTATTTCCACCTCACAGCGGAGACCGGCGGGTGCGCCTTCAGACGTACAGACACCACCATGACACAGATGACGTTACACATCACGGCGTGATATGTAATTCCTGCAGCGTCAAAGCCGAACCCTGTTCCACGCCGGGGGCCCGGGTCAACACCGTGTTGCCATTTTGGTTTTCAAATGTCTGATCCCAGTTTCCATTAAAAGTCAGCGCCTTGGATCCTTTCACGGTAACGGTTTCCGAGTAGTTCCCGCCCGCTATGAATATGGATGATCCGGTGGTGGCTGCGTCAACGGCCGCCTGAATGGTGGTATGGCAGGGTGTCTTGCCTCCGCACTTGTTTTCGGTGTCACTGCTTACGTAAAGGTGGTGCTGCGTCTGGCCTCCGCCTCCGCCGAGATACCAGTCGAGCGTGGCGTTATCACCGAAGTCCCCGGGACCCAGGGCGCCTGATTGAATTCCCAATTGCGGCGGATCACCGGTGGTTCCTTTAAACGCCCACATGTCCGCAGAGGGATACAGATAGGCGGGGGTGACCTCCTGTGTGCGCATCAGTTCCAGATAGTACGGATTCACCAGATCACCGGCTGTTCGGCGATCGTCCTGCAGGGTGATCATATCCTGTCCGGTCAGAAGCCCGCCAAGTCCACCCGTTACCGGGGCCCCCTCGACCAGAATCTCGAAATTGTAGGTGTCTACGCCCTTGATGCGCGGCACGTACCCCGTCCATACCCCCGTTGTGGGAAGCGGCGAATTGTTCACAAATTCGTCCTTGTAGATAACCCCCGAAAAGATGGCGTTGTAGATGGCATACATCATATTCGCACTGTTTCCGCCGAGATTGGTGACCCAGGCTGGCCAGGGAGTTGCGAGATTGTTCCACGAGGAAATCCAGATGCAGTCGAGCACGCCCTGAGCCTCGGTTGCTTCGTATACGGCGCCGCCGGCGTTGGTCACCGCATTCCATATCTGAACACCCTGCCCAGCCGCGTTGAATTTGTAGAGCGTGAAGTCTTTGACATGCATGGTGTACGCGCCGGAGCCATCCTTTGTAAAAGAAACGTAGGCGGTCCAGGCAGTTGCATCATTGACCGTTCCCGTCGCAGGATCGCTCAAGGGCTCGGTGTAGCCCACACGGAAACCCGCGGTGGTCCAGTTCGGTCCCGTGCCTTCGTACCCTGCCGTCCATACAGTTCCAGACGCCGTTGTGGTGGCAATAATCCGGTCCAGGGCGCTGGTAAAACTACCGATATTCTTAGCAAATCCAATACCCGTAAATTGATTCCGCGTGATCCAGCCGATGGGATTAGTGGCACCCGGAAACAAGAGTTTTTTCGAAAAGCCGCCACCCTCTGCACCCAGCCACGCGAACTGGGGCTGGGTGGTGTAGGCTGCAATAGCGGCGCTTGCCACGGCGGTGGACTGGCCTTGCTTTGCTCCATAAAGCCCATAGGGGGCCCGATCTGCCGGAAGATTCGAAAACTCCATACGGGTGAGGAAATCCCACCGATCGATCCAGGACATATCAAAGGTCTGAGGCGCGGAACCAAAGAAAACCCACTCGAAATAGTTGTAGGGCATCGTTGTGGTAACGTCCGGCTGTGTTGTCGCAGGTTTCGAATCGCTCAAAATAGCGTAAAACCGCGTGCCATTGTTGGGGCGGAGAATATGTATCTTGCCCTGGTCGATGTCACTCAATCGCACAATATCGTAGTTTCCCTGCACCGAATCCGGATTTAGTTTTTTCAGTGTGCCGGATTGCCAATACTCGATCGCATAGTCGGTCAACAGCCAAATCTGCCCATCCGTCGGCGTGGCGCCGTAAAACTCGCCCGGGCCGAAGTTGTTGTGCACCGTCATCTCGTAATAGGTGATCGCGCCGAATGCACGGGGCACCTGTGCCAGTGTCAATATCAGCAATGCAGACAGGCAGGACAGCAAGATTAAGCCCTTTCGACAAAAAGCCGGCTTCGTCATGAAAAAAAAGAATGGTCTCATTTTTCTCCCTTGATTTGTTTGTTAATTAGTGTCTGAACGGAAACCCGGAAATCCAAAAAGGGTGGAATCGAAAACTTGGTTTTATTAATTTCAACTCTATTCCATCAATTCGGAATTCGCAATTCCTCAATTCGTAATTGTGCCTGAACGGGGTTTTCGTTCAGGCACAATCAGGTTGAGGTGAGGCGATAAGAAGTTGCTTTTTAAAGGTGAAATATAGCGGAAACGGGCTCGGACGTAAACGGAAATATGACCGCAGGATATTATGGTCGGGACAAGGCGCCACAATAAGGGGGTCTAAGTTCGGGGCGGGAGGCCCTCCGATGCGGGTTTCGGTGGGCACGATCCCACACCATCGATTCCCGCATGGGTCCAATGGATATAGATATTGCCTGGAAATGGTGCTCATCGTTAGCCGATTTGAACCTGTTGAGGGTCTGAGTTCTTTGGGATCTATCGGAGTTGGAGGAGTGTCCCTATCGCGGGAACAGCTCCTCGGTGGGAAGAAGACCGGATGGGCGCAGAAAATCTGTTGTGGTATTGGTATGCTGTTTAGCTGGGGATGGCGATGGCGGAACTGGAAAGGCGGGCGGAACTGAAGCTCATTGCGGTAAGGTTTTAATCAAATGACTGTTCAAAAGCATACCGCTTTTGACACAAAAGTCAAACAAAAAGGATCTACGGAGTTCGGGGCCGACCTCATCCCTGAGAGCGCCTCCTGGGTCATGGGAGCACCGAGTGAATGGGTTTCACCAACCACCATAAGACAGACCTTCTGACCCACGAGCACACCAAGCCCTGCACCATTGATACCGTTAGATATGGATATCGCCTGGAAATAGGTCGGGGGTTTCCCATGCGGATGACCCGAGTCAGACTTGTTCGGTCGGCAGTCAGCGCTCAACAAGGCCGTGAAAAGCTCGGTTTGAGTCTCATGATCCGGCTTTGAACAAAACCTGCATGTTGACATTTTATTTAGGGTGACATAGGATAATTTTTCAGTTTCCGACCCACCGGAGACGCCCCTCGCCCCGGCTTCTCCGGATGTCTGCCGGGTCCGGCGGCGAAGGTCATGCTGCGGGTTCAAACGGCAATAGTCCTCTCGCAGGAGGGACTCTTTGATGATGGCGCCGCACCCAATCCATACCCCTGACACTTGTCCGCCCCGGCATATTCTCGGGACCGGGTCCCTCCAGACCCCCGGGCCTGTCTCTGCCGGAAGCCTGTATCTTTGTCCGGATCAACCCGGAAGCAACCTCGGGCTTCGTGCCGACGAATCCGAAACCCCTGTCGCGAGTCAACGTCACCATGAACCTGAACCCATTTGTCGTAGGATGCCCTTTTGCAGCTAAAAAAGTCAGCCGATTCAAATGGTTCCCTTACAAAGTTCGCTGCCATGATAGGCAGCAAAATTCTATCACTTTGGCATGGGTTAGCATAACTCTTTGAGATTATTAATCATATTTTTTAAGCATCTTGAGCCTGTGGGCTATCCTGTAAATATCATTGAATAATTGCTTCAGCCAATTTTTTTGTAATAGATTTTTTCTGTCTAATATCTGTTGGCTTAACACGGCATCGTAAATCGGACGCGTAATGTGACAATCTTTCAAGGAGTTCTTTTCCCGTGACGATTCTTGCAACCATGTTACATCAGGAGTTTGTTTTGTCTGTTGCTGATCGCAGGTCTGTGGTTCAGCGCGGTAATCAATTCGAGCCGGAAGACGAGAAATTCAACAAGCATATTGCATTTGCCTTTGCCGACGTTCGGGGGGCTGTCACTTACACGGGCTTTGCAAAGTGGAAACGGCGAAATGGCAAGTACGTGACAACGGACAAAGTAGTTGCCGATGCATTGTCGAAA is drawn from Deltaproteobacteria bacterium and contains these coding sequences:
- a CDS encoding PAS domain S-box protein translates to MHTKPSYDELERRIERLDQAESALKQAQEALRKSEEMCRLLLESGEEGILIIQEGKIRFLNPRGLAFMGYSLEEMLSRDMLTFIHPDDRGWIAPLCLAKLAGEDVPSGSCFRVIHKNGSVRWVQSRSTLLDWEGKPALLSFLTNVDDRKRAEEKYRLLVENAGEAIYVAQAGKLTFVNKKTMEISGYSEQELTSGPFIEFIHPDDRTMVLERHIRRQRGEDLPSCYPFRIVHRSGEIRWVELRAVAIQWEGKPATLNFLSDITERKRAEEALRESELFLKETQRIARLGGWKANPFTDYLAWTDGAYDIMEADPNCQPGFTEGLRFFLPDCAASIREKVMACMTTGEPFVLECRLVTESDKQLWTEFRGIAPVTEGERSYVIGTIQDITERKQALQEDERLRAQFLQAQKMESVGRLAGGVAHDFNNSLQMILGYADLALMKADKSQRIHAEIEKIRSAATRATNIVRQLLVFARKQTIAPEALDVNDTVGGMLKMLHRLIGEDIDLTWIPGPDLWQVKMDPSQVDQILANLCVNARDAISGVGEIRVETCNAVLDRGYCQNHIGAVPGQYVLLAVGDNGCGMDRDIMAQIFEPFFTTKEADKGTGLGLATVYGIVKQNNGYIEVQSEPGKESVFKVFLPRHEGEEEVPSAPAAGPGDSLTIGTETVLLVEDQGPVLELGRRLLVELGYTVLTAGTPDEALRLAEAYAEPIHLLFTDVILPQMNGKDLAGRLAALRPGLKCLFMSGHTANVIAHRGVIEKGMHFIQKPFSIKELSAKILEVLGQT
- a CDS encoding sodium:solute symporter family protein, whose product is MSIKVCVLAGYFVIVLIIGFLARTRWKSTPETYFLADRKLGTFVLLGTMAATNFSAFTVFGTSGAGYRDGYAFFPIMGFGTGFMALTFWVIGRKIWRVGREQGTITPPEMIRLLYNSPLLSFLFALVMIIFTIPYLALQPMAAGYALQELVGFPYFAGCALVTGITLLYTLRGGLRAVAWTDLFQGMLMAVMLGISLFEVANHHGGFVAASEKVFAIYPELFSRPGASGKYTPAIWFSFIMLWFFCDPMFPQLFQRFFSARNEKTLGRMMILYPIVCTIIFFMPVTVGVLGHLSFPDLAGKEADRILPMVITLVSGDAMAALVIACGLGALMSTMDSQLLTLSSIFTRDVLPIVAQRAWKGHAAGRIFVVILSISGLALAYRPPATILQIATQTFTGLAVLFPTVIFGLYFKKVWPLPAILSILTGEGLMILGYFKATPTWGFLPVVPVMALAFLVYLTIHGFLLWREGLLHLSMPQWMSGPYVYLLLGVFLLSLDFWAWGSTSPMWAGIPLWIGYFVGLSLLQTYLMVRMVDAGSGRKNSDRFSIASS
- a CDS encoding carbohydrate porin codes for the protein MSGILLLTDSGSGYEINDKFSIGGVMAGIYQYQSISDAPGYNSLGRGLLAIQPEAGFTPTENDELFVKFGFGAGNGLTEGGKSPFKLAPWGGDTQDSVKDINGRGRDYLLTAWYRHIFKFNADHTLGISGGIIDATDYLDQNAYSNDEYTQFMNAALVNAPNAFLPSYDLGAAVEWEMDRFSIKGVAMAIGSNGRKGKFDESYNAYFMQLGYAADTGLGHGNYRLLLGMSSDAYPNPEGTHLERRRCAIASFDQELGEILGAWIRFGWQDDAAAIHYKAIYSGGLHINGTLWDRSSDTIGIGYAHMNGGNQDVDHTHVFETYFRVALNHIFAITGDVQYMKDSMNAGESPGGWIFGLRATAEF